One part of the Gemmatimonadota bacterium genome encodes these proteins:
- a CDS encoding sialidase, with the protein MNRLRALALLLPALLGAAFAPLAAQHADALPAGLFDGLQYRYIGPVGNRVSAVAGVPGAPFVYYFGAASGGVFKTTDGGVHWTPVFDDQDVMSVGALAVAPSDSSIVWVGTGEAHIRSNVSIGAGVFRSLDGGRTWTHMGLAETGRIGRIRIHPRDPNTVYVAALGHLYGPQEERGVFRTRDGGETWDRVLFVDDSTGAYDLEMDPEDPSVLYASTWQMWIRTWGRWSGGPGSGIFATRDGGDTWTRLEGNGLPEEHVGKIGLAMSAADPARLYALIETNANRAVGDVDPQHGVLWRSDDRGRTWRIVSREHALNQRPAYYTRIVASPTDADVVYTLATRFLVSRDGGESFQRGTPGGDHHDMWIDPLDPDRQIVGHDGGVSITVDGGRQWTRPRLPIAQMYHVYTDSRIPYGVYGNRQDGPSMAGPSNSLTGGTIPIGEWHSVGGCESGFAVPDPVEPDVVWSGCYEGILQRYDHRTGLARTVSVWPDNPEGWEAGPLRYRFQWTFPIAISPHDHTRVYVGSQHVHRTTNGGQTWEVISPDLTTDDPTLQQKSGGLTPDDVSPTYASVLFAIAESPRERGVIWAGSNDGLVHVTRDDGATWTDVTAGLEGLPPLGTVSNVEPSRHADGTAYVTVDLHQLGDTRPYVYRTADYGRTWTSIADGIPVGTFSYVHVVREDPVRPGLLYLGTENGLYVSFDDGGSWTPLQANLPRAPVHWLEIQPHFNDLVVATYGRGFWILDDVTALQQLDTAALARDAHLFAARPAYRFHMKEAPQSQPEDPAAGRNPTYGASLNLWVAQTPRDARLEVVDASGTVIRRAPLNRLRAGINRLHWDLEEDASRTPRLRTQPLEHEHVELNADGWRPAPEGGGVAPLAPPGRYTVRVSIDGRTLETPLEVRKDPTATGSLADIEAQVALIRDIRDRTNAVADLIDEIEILRARVDELEADAAGAEAVLRTAAVLDRELIDLEMGLIDLRLTGGNAGQDSLRWPRQLYAKLMSLAGYASGTDQPPTDATLEVFALYQQWLADAQARMDTIRTGALARLNAALVAAGRAPVG; encoded by the coding sequence ATGAATCGTCTGCGCGCGCTCGCCCTCCTCCTGCCGGCCCTCCTCGGCGCGGCCTTCGCCCCGCTCGCGGCCCAGCACGCCGACGCCCTGCCCGCCGGCCTCTTCGACGGGCTGCAGTACCGGTATATCGGGCCGGTGGGCAACCGCGTCTCCGCGGTGGCGGGCGTGCCGGGCGCGCCCTTCGTCTACTACTTCGGCGCGGCCTCGGGCGGGGTCTTCAAGACCACCGACGGCGGCGTGCACTGGACGCCCGTCTTCGACGACCAGGACGTCATGTCGGTGGGCGCGCTCGCCGTGGCACCGTCGGACTCGAGCATCGTGTGGGTGGGCACGGGCGAAGCGCACATCCGCTCCAACGTCTCCATCGGAGCCGGTGTGTTCCGTTCGCTCGACGGCGGGCGCACCTGGACGCACATGGGGCTGGCCGAGACCGGACGGATCGGACGCATCCGCATCCATCCCCGCGATCCCAACACGGTCTATGTGGCCGCGCTCGGGCACCTCTATGGTCCGCAGGAGGAACGCGGCGTCTTCCGAACGCGGGACGGTGGCGAAACCTGGGACCGCGTGCTGTTCGTGGACGACAGCACGGGCGCCTACGACCTGGAGATGGACCCGGAGGACCCGTCCGTGCTGTACGCCTCCACGTGGCAGATGTGGATCCGCACGTGGGGCCGGTGGAGCGGGGGCCCCGGAAGCGGGATCTTCGCCACCCGGGACGGGGGCGACACGTGGACCCGCCTCGAGGGCAACGGTCTGCCGGAGGAGCACGTGGGCAAGATCGGGTTGGCGATGTCGGCGGCCGACCCGGCGCGGCTCTACGCGCTCATCGAGACGAACGCCAACCGGGCCGTGGGCGACGTGGATCCCCAGCACGGTGTGCTGTGGCGCAGCGACGATCGCGGCCGCACGTGGAGGATCGTGAGCCGGGAGCACGCGCTCAACCAACGGCCCGCCTACTACACGCGGATCGTGGCCTCGCCCACGGACGCCGACGTGGTCTACACGCTCGCGACCCGCTTCCTGGTCTCCCGCGACGGCGGGGAGAGCTTCCAGCGCGGCACTCCCGGTGGGGACCATCACGACATGTGGATCGATCCGCTCGATCCCGACCGCCAGATCGTCGGGCACGACGGCGGGGTGAGCATCACGGTGGACGGCGGGCGGCAGTGGACCCGCCCCCGGCTGCCCATCGCCCAGATGTACCACGTCTACACGGACAGCCGCATTCCGTACGGCGTCTACGGCAACCGCCAGGACGGGCCCTCCATGGCCGGGCCGTCCAACTCGCTGACGGGGGGAACCATCCCGATCGGGGAATGGCATTCCGTCGGCGGCTGCGAGTCCGGCTTCGCCGTGCCCGATCCGGTCGAGCCCGACGTCGTCTGGTCCGGATGCTACGAGGGCATCCTGCAACGCTACGACCACCGGACCGGGCTGGCTCGCACCGTGAGCGTGTGGCCGGACAATCCCGAAGGGTGGGAGGCGGGTCCGCTGCGGTACCGCTTCCAGTGGACCTTCCCCATCGCCATCTCCCCGCACGACCACACGCGCGTGTACGTGGGCAGCCAGCACGTGCACCGCACCACCAACGGCGGGCAGACCTGGGAGGTCATCAGCCCCGACCTGACGACCGACGATCCCACGCTGCAGCAGAAGAGCGGTGGCCTGACCCCGGACGACGTCAGCCCGACCTACGCGTCGGTGCTGTTCGCCATCGCGGAGTCGCCGCGCGAGCGCGGCGTGATCTGGGCGGGCTCCAACGACGGTCTGGTGCACGTCACCCGCGACGATGGGGCCACCTGGACGGACGTCACGGCCGGTCTCGAAGGGCTGCCGCCGCTGGGCACGGTGTCCAACGTCGAGCCGTCCCGCCACGCGGATGGAACGGCCTACGTGACCGTGGACCTGCACCAGCTCGGCGACACCCGTCCGTACGTGTATCGCACCGCGGACTACGGCCGCACCTGGACCTCCATCGCGGACGGCATCCCGGTCGGTACGTTCAGCTACGTCCACGTCGTCCGGGAGGATCCGGTGCGGCCGGGCCTGCTCTACCTCGGGACCGAGAACGGTCTGTACGTCTCCTTCGACGACGGCGGCTCCTGGACGCCGCTGCAGGCCAACCTGCCGCGCGCGCCCGTCCACTGGCTGGAGATCCAGCCCCACTTCAACGACCTGGTCGTGGCCACGTACGGTCGGGGGTTCTGGATCCTGGACGACGTCACGGCCCTGCAGCAGCTCGACACCGCCGCACTCGCGCGGGACGCGCATCTCTTCGCGGCCCGACCCGCCTACCGCTTCCACATGAAGGAGGCGCCCCAGAGCCAACCGGAGGATCCGGCCGCCGGGCGCAATCCCACCTACGGCGCCTCCTTGAACCTGTGGGTGGCGCAAACGCCCCGGGACGCGCGCCTGGAGGTGGTGGACGCGAGCGGGACGGTGATCCGCCGCGCGCCGCTGAACCGGCTGCGGGCGGGGATCAATCGTCTGCACTGGGATCTGGAGGAGGACGCCTCGCGCACGCCCCGTCTGCGCACGCAGCCGCTCGAGCACGAGCACGTGGAGCTGAACGCCGACGGCTGGCGTCCCGCGCCGGAGGGCGGAGGCGTCGCCCCGCTCGCGCCGCCCGGACGCTACACCGTGCGGGTGAGCATCGACGGTCGCACGCTGGAGACGCCGCTGGAGGTACGGAAGGACCCCACCGCCACCGGGAGCCTGGCGGACATCGAGGCGCAGGTGGCCCTGATCCGCGACATCCGCGACCGCACGAACGCCGTCGCGGATCTCATCGACGAGATCGAGATCCTGCGCGCCCGCGTGGACGAGCTGGAGGCGGACGCGGCCGGCGCGGAGGCCGTGTTGCGCACGGCCGCCGTCCTGGACCGCGAGCTCATCGACCTGGAGATGGGCCTGATCGATCTGCGCCTGACCGGCGGCAACGCCGGTCAGGACTCGCTGCGCTGGCCACGGCAGCTCTACGCCAAGCTGATGAGCCTGGCCGGGTACGCCAGCGGGACGGATCAGCCGCCGACCGATGCCACGCTGGAGGTCTTCGCGCTCTATCAGCAGTGGCTGGCCGACGCCCAGGCGCGGATGGACACCATCCGCACGGGGGCCCTGGCGCGGCTGAACGCGGCGCTCGTGGCCGCGGGTCGCGCACCGGTGGGATGA
- a CDS encoding TlpA disulfide reductase family protein has translation MTAENDGPAPRRRITLWSVLLAALWIFVLVRLAPHLAAVVGIETGGDRTPAFAYVTLDGDTVSAEALRGRVVLVNFWATWCAPCRVEMPALQAMAERHADAGLVVLGLSRDVAPEAQVRAFLDDRGVTYPVAVVGQEAEARFGGVRGYPTSFLLDRSGRVRHAALGPLAMVSFEPAVRRLLAEH, from the coding sequence ATGACGGCGGAGAACGACGGCCCCGCACCCCGGAGGCGCATCACCCTCTGGAGCGTCCTGCTCGCGGCGCTCTGGATCTTCGTGCTCGTGCGCCTCGCGCCCCACCTGGCGGCCGTGGTGGGGATCGAGACGGGTGGGGACCGCACGCCCGCCTTTGCGTACGTCACCCTGGACGGGGACACGGTCTCCGCCGAAGCGCTCCGGGGCCGGGTGGTGCTGGTGAACTTCTGGGCCACGTGGTGCGCGCCCTGCCGGGTGGAGATGCCGGCGCTCCAGGCCATGGCGGAGCGGCACGCCGACGCGGGTCTCGTGGTGCTCGGCCTCTCGCGGGACGTGGCGCCCGAGGCGCAGGTGCGGGCCTTCCTGGACGATCGGGGCGTCACCTACCCGGTGGCCGTGGTCGGTCAGGAGGCCGAGGCCCGCTTCGGCGGCGTGCGCGGCTATCCCACGTCCTTCCTGCTCGACCGGTCCGGTCGGGTGCGCCACGCCGCGCTCGGCCCACTCGCGATGGTCTCCTTCGAGCCGGCCGTCCGCCGTCTGCTGGCCGAGCACTGA
- a CDS encoding DUF1444 family protein, protein MLWLGIGAGVVIGALALLWGARSAWRAAMRAEIRAHLAETWPGWTLVEEGSARLRIQAGDDALQVDLTHLYRELSEIRSGDAAADRTARQERFRHFFAGAADSLRETSAALTPADRERVLPMLVGPSFLAELRSTVELPVRPVSGSSLAVVYVLDGAHAMSYLTEVRRSELELDAEALHALALANLRARTSSEPVRTALDQEGLVAVATGDGYDATRLLLVGEQLGPGERLAAAVPGRDMLVLSKVPADGDWSGLAALAQTFQGDRPVLDRPLLVTASSIAEM, encoded by the coding sequence ATGCTGTGGCTGGGGATCGGAGCCGGAGTGGTGATCGGGGCGCTGGCGCTCCTGTGGGGAGCGCGCTCCGCCTGGCGGGCGGCCATGCGTGCCGAGATCCGGGCGCACCTCGCCGAGACGTGGCCCGGATGGACCCTGGTGGAGGAGGGCTCCGCCCGTCTGCGCATCCAGGCCGGGGACGATGCCCTGCAGGTGGATCTCACCCACCTCTACCGCGAGCTCTCGGAGATCCGCAGCGGAGACGCCGCGGCCGACCGGACCGCCCGCCAGGAGCGGTTCCGCCACTTCTTCGCCGGTGCCGCCGATTCGCTGCGCGAGACGTCCGCGGCCCTCACGCCGGCGGACCGCGAACGCGTCCTTCCCATGCTGGTCGGACCGTCCTTCCTGGCCGAGCTCCGGTCCACGGTGGAGCTGCCCGTCCGTCCGGTCTCCGGCAGCTCGCTCGCGGTGGTCTACGTGCTCGACGGTGCGCACGCGATGTCGTATCTGACCGAGGTCCGGCGCTCGGAGCTGGAGCTGGACGCGGAGGCGCTCCACGCGCTGGCGCTCGCCAACCTGCGCGCCCGCACCTCGTCCGAGCCCGTGCGCACGGCGCTCGATCAGGAGGGGCTGGTGGCCGTGGCCACCGGCGACGGGTACGACGCGACCCGGCTGCTCCTCGTCGGAGAGCAGCTCGGGCCCGGCGAACGCCTGGCGGCTGCGGTGCCGGGTCGGGACATGCTGGTGCTGTCGAAGGTGCCCGCCGACGGCGACTGGAGCGGGCTCGCGGCGCTGGCGCAGACGTTCCAGGGCGACCGGCCGGTGCTCGACCGCCCGCTCCTGGTCACGGCCTCCTCCATCGCGGAGATGTAG
- a CDS encoding VOC family protein: MPALLTLTLIPRAPMQSDHDRRIDYVEFGTTDLQASKRFFADVFGWSFQDWGEEYTSFEDGRLAGGFTAGTPGGAPLVILYATDLDATRARVEAAGGTVMNEHSFPGGRRFHFVEPGGNHLAVWSEK; this comes from the coding sequence ATGCCTGCGCTCCTCACGCTGACCCTCATCCCCCGCGCACCCATGCAGAGCGACCACGACCGCAGGATCGACTACGTGGAGTTCGGCACCACCGACCTCCAGGCCTCCAAGCGCTTCTTCGCCGACGTCTTCGGCTGGTCCTTCCAGGACTGGGGCGAGGAGTACACGTCCTTCGAGGACGGCCGGCTGGCGGGGGGCTTCACGGCGGGAACGCCAGGTGGCGCGCCACTGGTGATCCTCTACGCCACCGATCTCGACGCCACGCGCGCGCGGGTGGAGGCGGCTGGCGGCACCGTGATGAACGAGCACAGCTTCCCGGGCGGGCGCCGGTTCCACTTCGTGGAGCCGGGCGGCAACCACCTGGCGGTCTGGTCGGAGAAATAG
- a CDS encoding AraC family transcriptional regulator: MIEYREIPPPAPLRDAVVCFWSLRGQGAGAGSPWRILPDGCFDLLLPLAGDVERGAAGERIVEPRVIGPMTRSLEVRSPGSIELVGIRFRPGPASRLFPLRALRDLAVPAADLVAGTGALADRVRASPERERPARLAEWLTCALARAPIEPADAALARTLSAVGPGRVRDLARSLGLSERQLHRRTLALWGLSPAETRSLGRFRRALVRLHGGRTTLSEVAHACGYADHAHMTREFVRFSGQPPSRHRAGHAGAPASDPFKTGRR; encoded by the coding sequence ATGATCGAGTACCGGGAGATCCCGCCTCCTGCCCCGCTGCGCGACGCGGTCGTGTGCTTCTGGTCGCTGCGCGGGCAGGGCGCGGGGGCCGGGTCCCCGTGGCGGATCCTGCCGGACGGCTGCTTCGACCTGCTCCTCCCGCTCGCCGGCGACGTGGAGCGGGGCGCCGCGGGCGAGCGCATCGTCGAGCCCCGGGTCATCGGCCCCATGACCCGGAGCCTGGAGGTGCGCTCCCCGGGCTCGATCGAGCTCGTGGGGATCCGGTTCCGGCCGGGGCCGGCGTCCCGGCTCTTTCCCCTGCGCGCGCTCCGCGACCTGGCCGTGCCCGCGGCCGACCTGGTGGCGGGCACGGGAGCGCTCGCGGACCGGGTACGGGCGAGCCCGGAGCGCGAGCGCCCGGCTCGGCTGGCCGAGTGGCTGACCTGCGCGCTCGCACGCGCTCCGATCGAGCCGGCCGATGCCGCCCTGGCCCGCACGCTGTCGGCGGTGGGCCCGGGGCGTGTGCGCGATCTGGCCCGATCGCTCGGGCTCTCCGAGCGGCAGCTCCACCGCCGCACCCTCGCCCTGTGGGGGCTGAGCCCGGCCGAGACGCGGAGCCTGGGGCGGTTCCGGAGGGCCCTGGTGCGCCTGCACGGGGGTCGGACCACCCTGTCGGAGGTCGCCCACGCCTGCGGCTACGCGGACCACGCGCACATGACGCGGGAGTTCGTTCGGTTCAGCGGACAGCCCCCGTCGCGCCATCGCGCGGGCCACGCGGGCGCGCCGGCGTCCGATCCGTTCAAGACCGGGCGGCGCTGA
- a CDS encoding DUF5916 domain-containing protein, with translation MSNVSAPLPLAALFLLAAPLAAQDLSETLPPAASAADFRLEALRLDGASEIRLDGRLSETAWAQATPITEFRQQDPREGALPTERTEISVLIDQDNLYIGAMLYDSDPDGILAFQKRRDEGLGTDDRFMWILDTFLDGRTGYFFEINPAGLMGDGILTGGGGGGGFGGGGVNKSWDGIWEAQVARVPEGWSAEIRIPFRTLNFDPTLDTWGINFQRTVRRKNEEILWSGHRRNEGLRRPIHAGRLTGLGGMSQGLGLEVKPYVTTGVRTVTEDLDPTTWPRDVGFDVSYSITPGLRAAVTVNTDFAEVESDDRRVNLTRFPQRFPERRDFFLEGSGVYSFASSSGPSPYFSRRIGLNEGSPVPIRYGARLGGQVGSTEVGFLQVSTGDLGVLAGEEYTVARVRQPLFQQSTIGAIYTRRSSGADSTGFRPDAQHTAGVDVDLFTSRLFGDKNAQFEAFVVWNSDPDAGAPGAPAKSTGDLTARGLRFDFPNDLWSGHLSYREFGSAYDPAVGFVTRNGFRRVEPSLRYGPRPQGLTWLRRMQFGVTFRSMWDLESQLLERSWDLNLLELQFESGDNFEISYGSQYEYLDESFEVSSGIPIQAGGYDTRELRASVRTAGRRRVSGRVSFSDGGFWNGDRTSWDLNVTVRPNPGISLGTGYEINDVRLPQGAFRTNLTNIQGAWDISPWASVTGNVQYDDVSELVGLFTKFRWILSPGNDLFLVYTHNWVDYRALDALDPRTPGFQTVSRGATLKANYTYRF, from the coding sequence GTGTCGAACGTCTCCGCCCCGCTTCCCCTCGCCGCGCTGTTCCTGCTCGCCGCCCCTCTCGCGGCACAAGACCTGTCGGAGACCCTGCCCCCCGCCGCATCCGCGGCCGACTTCCGGCTGGAGGCGCTGCGGCTGGACGGCGCGAGCGAGATCCGCCTGGACGGACGGCTCAGCGAGACCGCCTGGGCACAGGCGACGCCCATCACGGAGTTCCGGCAGCAGGATCCGCGCGAAGGCGCCCTGCCCACCGAGCGCACCGAGATCTCGGTGCTGATCGACCAGGACAACCTGTACATCGGGGCCATGCTCTACGACAGCGACCCCGACGGGATCCTGGCCTTCCAGAAGCGGCGGGACGAGGGGCTCGGCACCGACGACCGCTTCATGTGGATCCTGGACACCTTCCTGGACGGGCGCACGGGGTACTTCTTCGAGATCAATCCCGCGGGCCTGATGGGCGACGGCATCCTCACCGGCGGGGGCGGCGGGGGTGGCTTCGGGGGGGGCGGCGTCAACAAGTCCTGGGACGGCATCTGGGAGGCCCAGGTGGCGCGGGTGCCGGAGGGCTGGTCGGCGGAGATCCGCATCCCCTTCCGCACGCTCAACTTCGATCCCACGCTCGACACGTGGGGGATCAACTTCCAGCGCACGGTGCGGCGCAAGAACGAGGAGATCCTCTGGAGTGGCCACCGCCGCAACGAGGGGCTGCGTCGGCCCATCCACGCGGGCCGCCTGACCGGCCTGGGTGGCATGTCCCAGGGGCTGGGTCTGGAGGTCAAGCCCTACGTGACCACCGGAGTCCGCACGGTGACGGAGGACCTGGACCCGACCACCTGGCCGCGCGACGTCGGGTTCGACGTCTCCTACAGCATCACGCCGGGGCTGCGCGCCGCGGTCACCGTCAACACGGACTTCGCCGAGGTGGAGTCGGACGACCGCCGCGTGAATCTCACGCGCTTCCCCCAGCGCTTCCCGGAGCGGCGGGACTTCTTCCTCGAGGGATCGGGTGTCTATTCGTTTGCGTCCTCGAGCGGGCCCTCTCCGTACTTCAGCCGGCGCATCGGTCTGAACGAAGGCTCCCCGGTGCCCATCCGCTACGGGGCTCGCCTCGGCGGCCAGGTGGGCTCGACCGAGGTGGGCTTCCTCCAGGTCTCGACCGGCGACCTGGGTGTGTTGGCGGGGGAGGAGTACACGGTGGCGCGCGTGCGCCAACCGCTCTTCCAGCAGTCCACCATCGGCGCCATCTACACGCGCCGCTCCAGCGGCGCGGACTCCACCGGCTTCCGGCCGGACGCCCAGCACACCGCCGGCGTGGACGTGGACCTCTTCACGTCGCGTCTGTTCGGGGACAAGAACGCCCAGTTCGAGGCCTTCGTGGTCTGGAACTCGGACCCGGACGCGGGGGCACCCGGTGCGCCGGCGAAGAGCACGGGAGACCTGACCGCGCGTGGCCTCCGCTTCGACTTCCCCAACGATCTCTGGAGCGGCCACCTCTCGTACCGCGAGTTCGGCTCCGCCTACGATCCTGCGGTGGGGTTCGTCACGCGCAACGGCTTCCGGCGCGTGGAGCCGTCGTTGCGCTACGGTCCGCGGCCCCAGGGCCTCACCTGGCTGCGGCGCATGCAGTTCGGGGTGACGTTCCGATCCATGTGGGATCTGGAGAGCCAGCTGCTCGAGCGCTCGTGGGACCTGAACCTGCTGGAGCTGCAGTTCGAGAGCGGCGACAACTTCGAGATCAGCTACGGCAGCCAGTACGAGTACCTCGACGAGTCCTTCGAGGTCTCCTCCGGGATTCCGATCCAGGCGGGAGGCTACGACACCCGAGAGCTGCGGGCGTCGGTGCGGACCGCCGGGCGCCGCCGGGTCTCCGGTCGCGTGAGCTTCTCGGACGGCGGCTTCTGGAACGGGGATCGCACGTCGTGGGACCTCAACGTCACCGTCCGCCCCAACCCGGGCATCAGCCTGGGGACGGGCTACGAGATCAACGACGTGCGCCTGCCCCAGGGCGCGTTCCGCACCAACCTGACCAACATCCAGGGCGCCTGGGACATCAGTCCCTGGGCCTCCGTGACGGGCAACGTCCAATACGACGACGTCAGCGAGCTCGTGGGGCTGTTCACGAAGTTCCGTTGGATCCTGAGCCCCGGCAACGACCTCTTCCTGGTCTACACCCACAACTGGGTGGACTATCGCGCGCTGGACGCGCTCGACCCTCGGACGCCCGGGTTCCAGACGGTGTCGCGCGGCGCCACGCTGAAGGCCAACTACACCTATCGCTTCTAG
- a CDS encoding peroxiredoxin — MRTRTGLRGLTLVLTPLALACAAEDARLGPTDGRDLPRTDLERVAVGTPAPDFTLAAYEGDPVRLSDLRGRPIVLVFYRGHWUPWCAGQLGELSELLDADPALDAEVVAVSVDDREKQGLMIERVAQDGHTLDFPLLSDPDHAVIDRYGLFNQEDPRGREIAHPATFVLDADGVVRWRFVEVDYKVRPTNEDVLRELRALPDR; from the coding sequence ATGCGAACCCGTACCGGACTCCGTGGCCTCACCCTCGTCCTGACGCCGCTGGCGCTCGCCTGCGCGGCGGAGGACGCCCGGCTGGGTCCCACCGATGGGCGCGACCTGCCGCGCACGGATCTCGAGCGCGTGGCGGTGGGCACTCCCGCTCCCGACTTCACGCTGGCGGCCTACGAAGGCGATCCCGTGCGTCTGTCCGACCTGCGCGGACGCCCGATCGTCCTGGTCTTCTACCGCGGGCACTGGTGACCCTGGTGCGCCGGTCAGCTCGGGGAGCTGAGTGAGCTGCTGGACGCCGATCCCGCGCTGGACGCGGAGGTGGTCGCCGTCTCCGTGGACGACCGGGAGAAGCAGGGCCTCATGATCGAGCGGGTGGCGCAGGACGGCCATACGCTCGACTTCCCCCTGCTCTCGGATCCGGATCACGCGGTGATCGATCGCTACGGCCTCTTCAACCAGGAGGATCCGCGCGGCCGTGAGATCGCGCATCCGGCCACGTTCGTGCTGGATGCGGACGGCGTGGTGCGCTGGCGCTTCGTGGAGGTGGACTACAAGGTCCGTCCCACCAACGAGGACGTCCTGCGGGAGCTGCGCGCGCTACCGGATCGCTGA
- the nhaC gene encoding Na+/H+ antiporter NhaC: MTRRPPTLGAALLPIAAMAGLFVLGALVLSPTAELLIVVLLGAAAVAGAVAVRQGCTFDDIQTATGAKVASVLPALLILLSIGMLIASWVISGTIPTLVYWGIRWVDPRFLVLTAFLTTALMSLFTGTSWGSAGTIGVALLGTAAALDAPLAATAGAVVSGAYFGDKMSPLSDSTNICAIGAGAPLYAHIRHMLYTAVPSFLVATVVYALVGRLGSAPSAMPDSARTLLTDLDASFTLGAVALVPALIVVIGIVRRTPPVLAIAVSSAVAVLLAVGIQGVAVGDALTAVVSGVRLPMLTESASAGDAFARLVERGGLYSMAPTLVVVLAAFLLAGAMDASGSLDLLVERLLGTVRSTFGLIAATMGAGATTIALTSHGGVTALIVGGLFQGAYRERALAPENLSRSLEDSVTITEPLMPWTVSAVFMATTLGVPTVAYAPWAVFCWLGPVFSLTWAGLWERTGFGLRRLPSSAPGGVPLDTAVRPVLGSDACEPVPDSVASPSS; the protein is encoded by the coding sequence GTGACCCGCCGCCCCCCCACGCTCGGCGCCGCGCTGCTTCCGATCGCGGCCATGGCGGGCCTGTTCGTGCTGGGCGCGCTCGTGCTGTCGCCCACGGCCGAGCTGCTGATCGTGGTGCTGCTGGGCGCCGCGGCGGTCGCGGGCGCGGTCGCCGTGCGGCAGGGCTGCACGTTCGACGACATCCAGACCGCGACCGGCGCCAAGGTGGCCTCCGTGCTGCCCGCGCTGCTGATCCTGCTGTCCATCGGCATGCTGATCGCCTCGTGGGTGATCTCCGGCACCATCCCCACGCTGGTCTACTGGGGGATCCGGTGGGTGGACCCGCGCTTCCTGGTGCTGACCGCCTTCCTCACCACCGCGTTGATGTCGCTGTTCACGGGGACGTCGTGGGGCTCGGCCGGCACCATCGGCGTCGCGCTGCTCGGCACGGCCGCCGCGTTGGACGCACCCCTGGCCGCGACGGCGGGCGCGGTGGTGTCGGGTGCCTACTTCGGCGACAAGATGTCGCCGCTCTCCGACTCCACGAACATCTGCGCCATCGGCGCGGGCGCACCGCTCTACGCGCACATCCGTCACATGCTCTACACGGCGGTGCCGTCGTTCCTGGTGGCCACCGTCGTCTATGCGCTCGTCGGCCGGTTGGGCAGCGCCCCGTCCGCCATGCCCGACAGCGCCCGGACGCTGCTGACGGACCTGGACGCCTCGTTCACGCTGGGTGCGGTGGCACTGGTGCCCGCGCTGATCGTGGTGATCGGCATCGTGCGGCGCACGCCGCCGGTCCTGGCCATCGCGGTCTCCTCCGCCGTCGCCGTCCTGCTGGCCGTCGGGATCCAGGGCGTCGCGGTCGGGGACGCGCTGACCGCGGTGGTGAGCGGCGTGCGGCTTCCCATGCTGACGGAGAGCGCGTCGGCGGGGGATGCGTTCGCGCGTCTGGTCGAGCGCGGCGGGCTCTACAGCATGGCGCCCACGCTCGTCGTCGTACTCGCGGCCTTCCTGTTGGCGGGCGCCATGGACGCTTCGGGCTCGCTCGACCTGCTGGTCGAGCGGTTGCTGGGCACCGTGCGCTCCACGTTCGGGCTGATCGCGGCCACCATGGGCGCTGGCGCCACCACCATCGCGCTGACGAGCCACGGTGGGGTGACCGCCCTGATCGTGGGCGGGCTCTTCCAGGGTGCCTACCGCGAGCGCGCGCTCGCGCCCGAGAACCTGTCGCGCTCCCTGGAGGACTCGGTGACGATCACCGAGCCGCTCATGCCCTGGACGGTCTCCGCCGTCTTCATGGCCACCACGCTCGGCGTGCCCACCGTGGCCTACGCGCCCTGGGCGGTCTTCTGCTGGCTGGGGCCGGTCTTCTCGCTGACCTGGGCGGGTCTGTGGGAGCGCACGGGCTTCGGGCTGCGCCGCCTTCCGAGCTCGGCTCCGGGCGGGGTCCCGTTGGACACGGCCGTCCGACCGGTCCTAGGTTCGGACGCATGCGAACCCGTACCGGACTCCGTGGCCTCACCCTCGTCCTGA